A stretch of DNA from Limnohabitans sp. MORI2:
TGCACGTCAAGGCCACCATGATGAAGGTGTCTCACCCCATCGTGTTCGGTCACTGCGTCAAGATCTTCTACAAAGAAGCGTTTGAAAAACACGCCAAGACTTTCAAAGAATTGGGTGTGAACGTCAACAACGGCATGGCCGATCTGTACAGCAAGATCACCGCATTGCCACAAAGCCAGCAAGACGAAATCAAACGTGACTTGCACGCTTGCCACGAGCACCGCCCCGAGTTGGCCATGGTCGACTCCGCCAAAGGCATCACCAACTTCCACTCACCCAACGACGTGATCGTGGACGCTTCCATGCCCGCCATGATCCGCAATGGCGGCAAGATGTGGGGTGCAGATGGTCGCTTGAAAGACGTCAAGGCCGTGATGCCCGAATCGACTTTCGCTCGTATCTATCAGGAGATGATCAACTTCTGTAAATGGCACGGCGCGTTCGATCCCAAGACCATGGGCACCGTGCCCAACGTGGGCTTGATGGCGCAGCAAGCCGAAGAATACGGCTCACACGACAAGACCTTTGAAATTCCTGAAGACGGCGTTGCCAACATCACCGACCTCGAAACAGGCGAAGTGTTGCTGAGCCAAAATGTGGAAGAAGGCGACATCTGGCGCATGTGCCAAGTCAAAGACGCCGCCATCCGCGACTGGGTGAAGTTGGCCGTCAACCGCGCACGCAACTCTGGCATGCCCGTGGTGTTCTGGTTGGACGCTTACCGTCCTCACGAAGCCGAATTGATCCGCAAGGTCAAGATGTACCTGCACGAGCACGACACCAATGGTTTGGACATCCAAATCATGAGCCAAGTGCGCGCCATGCGTTACACCCTCGAGCGCGTCATTCGCGGCTTGGACACCATCAGCGCCACCGGCAACATCTTGCGTGACTACCTCACCGACTTGTTCCCCATCATGGAGCTGGGCACCTCGGCCAAGATGCTCTCCATCGTGCCTTTGATGGCTGGCGGCGGCATGTACGAAACCGGCGCGGGCGGCTCTGCACCTAAGCACGTGCAACAGCTGGTGGAAGAAAACCACTTGCGTTGGGATTCTCTGGGCGAGTTCTTGGCCTTGGCTGTGTCGTTCGAAGATCTGGGCATCAAGACCAACAACGGCAAAGCCAAAGTGTTGGCGCAAACCTTGGACGCAGCGACTGGCAAATTGTTGGACACCAACAAAAACCCATCGCCCAAAACAGGTCAGCTCGACAACCGTGGCAGCCAGTTCTACTTGGCCATGTACTGGGCCCAAGAGTTGGCCGCGCAAACCGAAGACAAAGACTTGGCTGCCAAGTTCGCGCCTTTGGCCAAAACGCTCACCGACAACGAGAAGAAGATCGTGGACGAGCTCAACAGCGTGCAAGGCAAGCCTGTTGACATCGGCGGCTACTACATGCCTGATCCTAAGAAACTCGAAACTGTGATGCGCCCCAGCGCCACATTGAACGCAGCTTTGGCCAGCGTTTAAATTTCAGATCTTAGATCTCATAAAAAACCCCAAGCCGCAAGGCTTGGGGTTTTTGTTTGGTGCGAACTGTTTGTGTTTTAGAAGGGAAGGCCCACGTAGTTTTCAGCCAACGAGCGCTGGGCAGCTTCAGACGAGAACAGATAGGCCATTTCGATTTCTTGCAGTTTTTGGTCGTACTCGATCGAATCAGGGAAGGTGTGCAACATCGATGTCATCCACCACGAGAAGCGCTGTGCTTTCCACACACGGGCCAAGGCTTTTTCAGAGTACTTATCCAAGCCTGTGCTGTCGCCATTTTTGTAGTGGTCCAGCATGGCGTGGTACAGGTAGTAAATGTCGGAGGCCGCGCTGTTCAGGCCACGCGCACCCGTCGGTGGCACGATGTGTGCAGCATCACCGGCCAAGAATAAATTGCCGTAGCGCATCGGTTCAGCAACGAACGAACGCAGTGGAGCGATGGACTTTTCAATCGAGTCACCGGTGATGAGTTTGTCGCCCACTTCTTTTGGCAAGCGACGCTTGAGCTCTGCCCAAAACGCGTCGTCAGACCAGTCTTCCACTTTATCGGTCAGTGGGACTTGAATGTAGTAGCGGCTCAACACCTGTGAGCGCAACGAACACAGGGCAAAGCCACGTTCGTGCTTGGCGTAAATCAGCTCAGGTGACACAGGCTTGGTACGTGAAAGCACGCCCAACCAACCGAAGGGATACACCTTCTCGTATTCCTTCAACACATCTGCAGGAATCGACTTGCGGCTCACGCCGTGAAAGCCGTCAGCACCAATCACAAAGTCGCAGTCGATGCGCACCACATCGTCACCGTTGCGGTAAGTCACATAAGGTTTGTCAGTCTTGAGATCGTGGGGCTTCACATCCTCGGCGTTGTGAATCACGATGCCTTTCATGCGATCGCGTGCTTCATACAAATCGCGTGTCAGTTCGGTTTGGCCGTAAACCATGACCGAGTTGCCGCCGCTGTGCTTGTGCAAATCGACGCGATCCATCTTGCCGTCGTGAGCGATGAAAAAGCCATCATGGATTTCACCTTCTTTGTCCATGCGTTCGCCGCATTGCGCTTCGCGCATCAAGGCAGCGAAACCGTGTTCGAGCACACCTGCACGAATTCGACTCAGCACATACTCGCGACTCTGGCGTTCCAGCACGACGGTCTCAATGCCTTTGAGGTGTAGCAGCTGAGAAAGCATGAGCCCAGAGGGGCCGCCGCCAATAATGCAAACTTGAGTTTTCATGAAAGTCTCCAGGGTTTTTGTTTGAACACGGCGTCATACCGAAACTCGAAAGATACGCGCTTTTGCGCTCATGAAAAAGAGCAGAAGCACGCAAATACTTGTACATTTCGAACATGGTTAAACGACGTTCCAACATCCAGTCTTACAGTTTGTTTGGTGAGTCCAAACATTTGCCAGATGTGCTTCACTGCGAAACCATCGCAGACCGTTCCGTTTTGCACGATTGGGAACTGGCACCGCATCGGCATGCACGTTTGCATCAGGTGTTGTTGGTGCAGGCGGGCGGAGGTGAGGTGCAGTTGGACGATGCCACGTTCAACCTCTCGGCGGGGGCGTTGGTCAATATCCCACCGGGGCATGTGCATGCGTTTCGATTTGAGCGGGGCACCCAGGGCTGGGTGAGTACATTTGCCGATGAGCTGTTGGATGATTTGTTCAACCGTGTTGGCGATGTCCGGCGAGACTTGGCGCAGGCATGTGTGATTGAGGCCGACCCTCGTATGGCATGGGTGGTGGCACACATTTGGGCTGAGTTCTCGGCGCAAAACAAAGCGCGTGCATTGGTGTTGCGAGGCTTGAGTGCCAGTTTGTTAGGTTGGGTCGCACGCCAAGTGGGGCAAGGTGCATTGAATGCGACTTCACCGACTGATTCCAACTTGGTGCAGCGCTTTGTGGCGTTGATGGATGCCCATTTTTTAGAGCATTGGCAAGTCAGCGACTACGCCAAAGCCTTGTCCATATCACCCACGCACTTGAGTCGTTTGGCGCGAGCTGCCTCTGGGCAATCGGCGTTACGCATGATTGAAGCGCGCATCATGCGCGAAGCTCGACGCAATTTGGCCTATACCCATTTGAGTATCTCCACCATTGCTTACAGCTTGGGCTATGCCGATCCAGCCTATTTCACGCGTGTGTTCAAGCGTGATGCAGGGGTATCGCCCAAAGAGTTCAGAGAAAAAATTTAAATGTTTCAGCTCACCGAATTCATCGCGTTTGCGCACGATGTTGCTTTGCTTGCAATGCAATGGCTTCGCGTTGCTCGGGTGAGAGGCGGTTGAGGTTTTTCAGTTGCATCACCATGCGCGGGTTTATTGCCAGCGTGTCGGCGTGACGGTCTAAGTAATCCCAATACAAAGTGGTGAAAGGGCAGGCGCTGTCACCCGTCGCTTCGGCGGGGTTGAAGCGGCAGCCTTTGCAATGGTTGCTCATGCGATCGATGTACTTGCCGCTGGCCACATAGGGCTTGCTGGCCATCAGTCCACCATCGGCGAATTGGCTCATGCCCAATGTGTTGGGCAGTTCCACCCATTCCACCGCATCCACATACACGCCCAAGTACCACTGGTGTACTTGCTTCGGCTCCACGCCGAGTAGCAAAGCGTACAGACCTGTCACCATCAAGCGTTGGATGTGGTGTGCATACCCATGTTGCAGAGTTTGCGTGATGGCATCGCGCAAGCAAGCCATGTCGGTGTGGCCCGTCCAATAAAACTCGGGCAGCGCTTCGTGCGCTTGTTGGGCGTTGCCCTCGGCGTACGCGGGCATGTGTGTCCAGTAAATCCCGCGCACGTATTCACGCCAGCCCAAGATTTGCCGTACAAAGCCTTCGACCGCTTCGAGCGGTGCATGGCTTTTGTGAAAAGCAGCCTCTGCGGCAGCCACGACCTCGCGCGGGTTGAGCAGCTTCAAGTTCAGGGCGCACGAGAGGTGCGAGTGGTAGAGCCACACTTCGCCTTCCCACATCGCGTCTTGGTATAGGCCAAAGCTTGGCAGTCGGTGCGTGATGAATTCATCCAGTGCCACCAAGGCTTGTGCGCGCGTGACGGGCCAACCAAACTGTGCGATGGACCCCGGGTGATGGGCCAGCTTGTCGTTGACTAAACGCATCACGTCTTGGGTGATGGCGTCGGGTGCGAATCGTGTGGGAGCGGGCAACAAGCCCGGCCCGTTTTTGCCAAAGCTGCCACGGTTGTCGGCATCAAAGTTCCACTGGCCGCCGATCGGTTTTTTGCCTTCCATTAGAACCCCGTTTTTTTGACGCAACTCGCGGTAGAAATATTCCAACCGCAGCTGCTTGCGGTCTTTGGCGTGCGCGGCAAAGTCACGCACGGTACTGAAAAAATGAGTGTCGTCTTTGATTTCCAAATGCAGTTGGTGTTGCTGCGCAACCGCACGGATGCTTTGCAACACGCGCCAGTCGCCGGGGGCAGTCATCACCAAGTGGTGAGGTTGCACCTGCGCAATGGCTTTGCTCAGCTCACCCGCCAAGGTGCCTGTGTTGTGTGCATCGTCTAGTCGGCTGTAAATCAGGGGCCAGCCGCGCTCTTGCATCAGAGTTGCGAAGTGGCGCATCGCACTCAAAAAAACCGTGGTGCGTTGTTTAGAGGAGGGGATGTGCGTGGACTCTTCCAGTACCTCGGCCATCCACAGCGTGTCGTGCACGGGATCGAAGTCGCTCAACGCGGATGCGTCTTCATCGAGCTGATCACCCAAGATGAGGATGAGGCGTTGGCGTGGTGTGGTCATAGCGTTTCTTCGGGGTGGCTTTTTAAAAATCAAAACCGAGTTGTGTCTGGGTATCTTGGCCGCGATTTGTCGCTGTGCGGCGCGAACGTTTATTCGTCCCCCAGTTTTTGCGTGAGGCGTGTTTGTCAACTACAGCTTTTTTGGCCGCTTTCACTTCGTCGGTTTGACGGCGGCTGTGCAGCCGTTGTTTGGCTTCGCGTGTGGCTTGGGCCAAGTCAACTACGGGCTCGGGCAACGAGCTGTCCATGTCGCTGCCCACAAACACGCCAAGGTGCGCTTGCATCGTGTCGGGCATGAGCCAAGGCTCAAACAGCCATGTGTCTGGCACTTGCCGCATGGCAGGTAGCCATTGCCGTACAAAGCGGCCATATGGGTCGTGGTCTTGCGCTTGTTTGATGGGGTTGTACACGCGTGTGGTGTTGATGCCCGTTGTGCCCGATTGCATTTGCAACTGGCTCCAGTGGATGCCGGGCTCGTAGTCCAAAAACTGCGTGGCCAACCATTCGCCCACGGGCCGCCAATGCAGCCACAGCGGATACGCCGCCACCGACACCAACATGGCACGCATGCGAAAGTTCAACCAACCCGTTTCGCGCAACATGGTCACGCAGGCATCCACCATGGGCCAGCCGGTGCGTGCGGCTTTGAGCGCTTCAAAATGCACTTCGTTGAAATCGTGTTCACGCAAACCGTCGTACCCGCGGTGCATATTGCGCCACTCGATGTCAGGCTCGCTCTCGAGTTTTTGGATGAAATGGCAGTGCCAATACAAACGGCTGATGAACGCCGTCAGGCCTGCACGGTGGCGACTGGCCTGCGGCGGCAGCTGAGCAATGTGTGCCCGCGTTTGCTGCACGACCTCACGCATGCTGATGCAACCCCATGCCAAATAAGCCGACAACCGCGAGCAAGCATCTGGCGCAGACAACGGCGAAGAAATGCCGCCGCGATAGCCCAAGCTGCGTGCGTGCAAAAAACTGTGCAGGGTGTCTAGTGCCAGAGGACGTCCGCCACGCTGGCGAAGCGGTGGGTTGTGCTGCAAGTGCGAAGGCGCTTGTATGAGCGAGGGCGAACACCATGCTGTGCGCGAATGCTCGCCGACATGGGGGTGCGGCTGATGCTTGTATGCATTCGGTGATGGCTGCCAAAACTGCAAAGCCCCCACATCTTGCAAAGGTGCTGTCATGTGCTGCTCCCAAGCGGCTTGCCAGAGGTTGCGGTTTTTCAGCACGCGCACCACACCAAACTGCGGGTACTCATGCCACCCAACCTGGTGTGCCTTGCACCATGCACCCACTTTCAGGTCGCGTGCGTAGGTAAAGCCATTGCCGGTTTCTTGGTGGGCATGCAGACGGCGAAACGGGGCTTCTTGCCAAATGCGGTTGAGTACATCAGGCAGCTCGCCTGTGTGTACTTCAAGGCAGCCACCTTGTATGCGCAACGCATTGTCTAGCGCCTGCAACGATTCGCGCACAAACTCAAAATGCTGCAAAGCTGCATCGGGCTGCAACCACAGCTCGGGTTCGACCACATAGATGCAGCGCACAGGCCCGTGCTGCGCAGCTTGGGCCAAGGCTGCATGGTCTTGCCAGCGCAGGTCTCGCTTGAACCAAACCAGCTCGTAGCTCATAGTGGTGTGCTTGATTTGTGTTTGCGACACGCGTCAGAGCAGTACAGCACCTGCTCCCAGTTTTTGGCCCAGGCTTTGCGCCACGTCATGTCACGCCCGCAAGTTTTGCAGGGCTTGCTAGGCAGGCTTTGCTTGTTACCTTTGAATGTTTGCTTCTTTGTCACGCGTGGGCTCCTCCATCGCATACGCATCGGCCACGTAGGCGGGGCCTTTCATCAGCATCACAATCACGCAGCCAATCGCAAGGGTCAGCACCAGCGTCCAGTGCAGCACCACGAGACCGACCATGACATAGAAGAACTGTTCCGCTGCACGGGTCATCTCTGTAGCGTTGCTTGTGACCGGCTCAAACCCATCCAACACGTAAGCAGCAGCACTCGCCAGAAGCGGCAGCACTGTACCTGCTGCCAAGATGATGTGCAGCCGTTTCCAAATCTGCCACTCCAAGCCAGCGGGTGAACGCTGAAAGCCCTTTAGCTTATTGAAGTAGTTCATGGCGTAGTGCTGAGTTGGTCGATGGCTCGCGCGAGTTCATAGTCTTTGTGCGTCAAACCTGCGACGTCATGGGTCCAAATGTGCACATGGAGTTGTGTGTAGCTAGACAGCACTTCGGGGTGGTGGTCTTGTACTTGCGCTAGCTGCGCGATTTGGTTGAAAAGGGCCACCGCTGCTTCAAAGCTGGGCAGTGTCCAGCTTTTGGATAAGCAAGGCGTGTGGTGCTGTGCATGGGTGTCTATCGTCCAGCCTGTGAGGGTGGTCATGGCGAGCTCAAGGTCTGCCGGGTCTGTGTCTAGGCGCATGACTGCAATTGCTCCAACGTGACAAATTCAAGCGCTTTGGCATGTGTGCATTCCAGCACCACGGGCGGGGCTACACCTGCATCGAAGGCTTCTTGCCAACGACGAGCACATAGGCACCAACGGTCGCCTGCTTTCAACCCTGCAAATCGGTATTCTGGACGCGGCGTGATGAGGTCATTGCCTTTTTGCAATGAAAAGTCCAAGAACGCTTGCGTGACTTTGGCGCACACCACATGGCTGCCTTGATCGTGTGCGTCTGTGTTGCAGCAGCCGTCGCGGTAGTAGCCTGTGAGCGGGTCATAAGAGCAAGGCACCAGTGCGGTGCCCAACACATTGCGGGCTTGCGTGTTCATGTGGACGCCTCGTGCAAGTCAATGCCTTCGTGGGCTGCAATTTTTTCTAAGGCGTTTTCAAACAATGAACGTGCAGAGCCCGAGATCGATCGCAGGTAGGCATGCAAGTGAGCGTCTTCTTCGTTGCGGTTCAAGCACTCTTGGCTGTATTGCTCAAAGCTTGCGAGTTGCGCAATCAGCTCGGCCACATGGCGAGGGCATTCGCACAGCACATTGGTCGAGATGCCTGCCACGCGGCTCAAGGTGGCATCTGAATATTTACGTGCAGCAATGACTGAGCCCGTGGTCCCAAATTCTTGCGCACGCGCTGGGTCGACAAACAGGACCGATTGCAGCAACTCGGCCAACTCAATGTCTGAGATGGGCTCGCGGCGCACGATCAGTCCCGAGAACTTCATGGCTTGCACCACGGCCTCGGGTGCGAAGTTGTACACCACGATGGTTTGCGCAAACTGGTGTTTGGCCATGAGTGCTCGGATGTCAGCGTGCACAGAGGATTGCAGCGTGTTGACCTTGACCAAAAGCACTTGCGGCTTGTGCGCCAAATCGGCCTTGGCTGCAGCGGCCAAGTCGATCAACACATCGGTGACCTTGATTTGGTTTTGTTTCAAACCGGCTGCAAATTTTTTTGACTCAATGCGGTTGGCCATGCTCAGGCCCACCACTGCCAACAACACGGGTTGGCCGCTGGCAGCCAAGCTGTGAGTCGCGTGATGGGGTAGGTTACTCATGCGGCGCAACTGCTCTAGATCTAGGTTGGCAATCGTGCCGATGCCATGGCCGTTTTGCGAGAGCTGTTTGAGTAACAAGGCTTTGGACACATCATGCTCGGCAAATAAGCGTTGTTTGCCCTCGGTTTTGACCGGAGAGAACGCGCCGTAGCGGGTCTCCCAAATGCGCAATGTGGACACGGGGATGCCCGTGGTTTTAGACACTGCGCCGATACGGTACAGCGCGTTTGTGGAATTTGTGCTGGTATTCAAAATGTGGTTTTGAGTAGAAGTTGTGTAGATTGTCTATCGAAATATAGATTTTATTCAAATAAATTCAATATTGCGTAGATTAATGCTTCAAAATCCTACGCAATAGGAGTTTGAACCATGATCTCAAAGAAAACCATCAATGCCATCGAGGTCTGCGTGTTTTTAGCGGGCCAGCGTCACGCGGGTCACGTCACCACCACCGAGCTGTCACCCAGACTCGATTTGTCAATTTCCTACCTTGAAAACCTTCTCAAGCCACTCAAAGCTCACAACATCGTGAGCGCCATGAAAGGCCCAGGCGGTGGCTACATGATTCAGGGTGACACCTCACTCATTTCCATTTGGGACATCGCTTCGGTGTTTGAGCGTACGTTCGATGCAGCTAGATCGGCAGAGTCGTCGCTGCCCCCTGAGCTGTTGGATGACAAAACACCACCTGCCAGCTTTGAATTGGGCTTAGAGCAAATCGTCAAAGCCACGTTGAGTAATTTCACTTTGGCTGATTTTGTGGATGAGTCGCGTGACGAGGAGGCCCGTTCATTCGTGCAAACCATGGGTCGCTTTAAATTCAAACCCATGGCGGCCCCGCTCATGCCAAAGGCGCCTAACTCGGTGTTTCAGTTGTCCATGATGATGGCCTGAAGCGTTTCAAAGGCGCAGCCCTTAGGAGTTGACCATGCCACGCAGCTTCAGCCAACGCCTCTCTACCCTGAGCGCAGGGGATGTGTCTGCCGTGATCCAAATGGCATGGGAAGACCGCACCTCGTTTGAAACCATTTATGAGCGCGTCGGCCTCACGGAGCCTGAGGTGATTCGTCTCATGCGTACCGAGCTCAACCCCAGTTCATTTCGCCTGTGGCGCATGCGGATGCGCGGGCGCAACACCAAACACCGAGCGATTCGCAGCCCCGACATGAAGTTCGATGACCGCGCGGTTGCTGACCACCGACGTGCCAACTGTTAACGGCAGATCGTCAGCGAGCAATCCTCCCATGTCCATTACCCATACGCTCAAAACTCTGGCTCTTAACGCCATTGGAGCGCGTGTGCGTGACATCACAGGTTCGACGGCATCTTTAGACGATTTCGCCAAGCCCAAAGGCGATGTGGGTTTGTTTGGGCCAGACTCTGTGGCGTGGCAAGTGCATGCCAACTTCACCGCAATGATGGTGGGTGGTTTATCTTCACTCATCGTGCAGTCCTTGCACCCGCGTGCGCTGGCCGCTGTGTGGGACCACTCTGACTTTCGCTACAAGCTCAAAGAGCGCTTGGGGCGCACCGCTTACTTTGTGGCTGCCACCACTTACGGCGGTGAGGCTATGGCACTCAGCGCCATCCGCCGTGTGAACGCCATTCACGCCAACATCAAAGGCATTGACCTGCAAGGTCAGCCTTATGTGGCCAATGAGTCAGAGCTGATTCGTTGGGTGCACTTGGTGGAGGTGACCTCATTTTTAGCGGCCTACCAACATTTGGCCAGACAGCCTTTATCACCTCAAGCCTGTGACCAGTACATCAGCGAAATGGCTCGTGTGGGGCACTTGTTGGGCGCGGTAGATTTGCCTTTGACGTACGCGGCCACGCAAACCGAGTTGCTGGGTTATGCCGACAAACTCAGCTTTGATGCCCGCGCACAAGAAATTTTGCAGATCATCCAAGCTTATCCCGTGGACGTAATTGATAAACCATGGATGGCGCTAGTTTTGAAATGCGCATTTGATGTGATGCCGGCATGGGTACTCAAGCTGATGGGGCAGCCCCCCTCGTGTGTTGTGCAACAGCACGTCACACGTTGGACTGTACAAACTAGCGCTGAACCTGTGCAGTGGATGCTGAACCAGCAGGGCGTGTGTGCCGTTGCTCGTCAACGTGTACTTGGAGGTGCACGCCATGCTTGATGTGGTCTTATTCACCGGGGATGATCAAATTGCTGACAAGGTTAGACGTGCCTTGTCGTTCGCTAGGGCCAAGGTTGAACGCTTACCTTGGCAACCTACCATGCGAGGTGCCTTGAACAAGCCTCACGATTTGATCGTATTGCATCCTACCCAGCTAGACCGGCATTGGCGCAGTGACTTTGAGCGTATTGCGCAATTGAGCGAAACCACGCCTAGCATCGCGATCGTGACCGATCAGCAATCCAGTGAAACTGTGCACTTACTCAATGCGGGTGTTGATCGATGTTTGGTGGAGCCTTTTGATGAACAGCATTTCGGTGCGTTGGTGCGCGCCTTGTTGCGTAGGCGTCAAGGGCATGTGTCCTCAGTCACACAGTATGGTCATTTGCGTTTTGACCATGCGCTTAAGCAACTACAAGTTCGTGGCGTGATTGTTGACCTGACTACCCGAGAGGCGCAGGTGATGGATGTGTTGCTCAGACGCGTTGGGCAAATCATTTCTAAAGAAGAGTTTGTGCAAGAGATGGATCCCGACAATATGGAGCTCAACAGCGCAGCCATTGAGGTCTACATCCACCGGATTCGCAAAAAAGTGAGCGCAGAGGTGCTGCCGATTCGCACCATCAAGCGCTGCGGATACCTTTTGTCACGCTCGTGGGATGGCTTAAGCGCGTTTCATAAATGAAAGCGTGACATCACCCAGATGAATGCCTAACTTGGTCATGCGGGCTTTGTTCAGCATCACGCGGTCATTCATCAAATACATCCAATCATCCATTTGCACATTCAGGATGCGCCCGCCCACTGGCAAGGCGAGTGTGTAGCGCCAATTGAAACTATTACCTTTGATCTGTCCCTCTGCCGTGCCCACCACATCGTCTGCGGTGCCTGTATACCTGCCATCATTTTT
This window harbors:
- a CDS encoding oxygenase MpaB family protein; the encoded protein is MSITHTLKTLALNAIGARVRDITGSTASLDDFAKPKGDVGLFGPDSVAWQVHANFTAMMVGGLSSLIVQSLHPRALAAVWDHSDFRYKLKERLGRTAYFVAATTYGGEAMALSAIRRVNAIHANIKGIDLQGQPYVANESELIRWVHLVEVTSFLAAYQHLARQPLSPQACDQYISEMARVGHLLGAVDLPLTYAATQTELLGYADKLSFDARAQEILQIIQAYPVDVIDKPWMALVLKCAFDVMPAWVLKLMGQPPSCVVQQHVTRWTVQTSAEPVQWMLNQQGVCAVARQRVLGGARHA
- a CDS encoding response regulator transcription factor; the protein is MPLLVNVYLEVHAMLDVVLFTGDDQIADKVRRALSFARAKVERLPWQPTMRGALNKPHDLIVLHPTQLDRHWRSDFERIAQLSETTPSIAIVTDQQSSETVHLLNAGVDRCLVEPFDEQHFGALVRALLRRRQGHVSSVTQYGHLRFDHALKQLQVRGVIVDLTTREAQVMDVLLRRVGQIISKEEFVQEMDPDNMELNSAAIEVYIHRIRKKVSAEVLPIRTIKRCGYLLSRSWDGLSAFHK